The Thermodesulfobacteriota bacterium genome contains the following window.
ATGGCCTGGCCCTCGGGGTGCTGCCAGAAGACGTGTTGGGCGTGGTCCGTGGAGGTAAAGACAATGACAAAGAGGTCCCAGGGCTGGCGGTCCAGAAGATAGAGCCCGGTGTCGCCCCGGTGGCGCACCGTGTCGCGGATCGTCTGCAGATAGCGCTCCAGATCCAGCCGCTGGCCGATGGGGAAGGTCCAGTCCAGCCGGTAGGGGCCGAAGCGGGCGGTCAGCTCGTCGTAAAGGGCCTCCGGATGGAAGATGGCCCGCTCCACCCTGGGGGCGTCGAAGCCCGGGATCATGATCCCGTGGATCTCCTCCGGCGGGTAGGTGAAGGGGACGTTGACCACCGTGGCCGGCCGGCCGGCGGCGGACAGCAGGCTCCAGACCGCCGGCGCCGCCCGGTCGCCGGCGGTGTTCAGCCGCGGCCGGCCGCCCTCCAGACGAGCGAAGTCGAAGATGCCGTGCTTGCCGGCATTGACCCCGGTGGCGAAGCTGGACCACGCCATGGGGGTGATGGGCTGAACGGTGGACTCGAGGTCACCGTGGGCGCCCTCGGCTAAGAGGCGGCCCAGCACCGGCAGGCGGCCGGCAGCCACCGCCGGCCGGATGACGCTGAAGGTGCCGCCGTCGATGCCGAAGACGAAGACCCGGTTCTTCATTGCCCCTTGCCCCTGCCGGCTGCCGCCAGGATCTCCTCCTGGAGGGCCACGTAGGCCCGGGCCATCCGCGCCCAGTCGTAGTCGGTGGCCGCCAGCGCCAGGGCGTTGTCGGCCAGCCGCCGCCGCAAGGCCGGGTTGGTGATGAGAGTCGCCATGGCCGCGGCGATGGCGGCCGGATCCTGGTCATCCACCACCAGGCCGCACTGCCGCTCCCGGATCACCCGGCCCAGGCCGCCGATGTCGGTCATGATCACCGGCACGCCGTTGGCCAGGGAGTCGAAGTACTTTCTCGGGGTGATGTTCCGGAACCAGGGGCTCCGGGGATAGATGAGAAGGGAGACATCGATGGCCCGGTAGAGATCGGGCATCTGCTCGGCCGGATAGGCGCCGGCGAGCTGCACCGCCTCCCGGACCGGCGCCACCAGCCGGCTGAAGGCCTCCTGGTAGCGGTCCACCACCCGGCCCCCCACCAGGAAGCGCGTCGCCGGGTGACGTTCCAGCACCTGGGTCAGGGCGGCGAAGCTGGCCTCGAAGCCGGTGTCCGGGTAGATGGTGCCCAGCCGGCCGAAGGTCACGGCGGCGCGGCTCCACTTCTCTTCGGGAATGGCGGCCACCCGCAGGTGGGGCAGGGGGTAGTTCCCGGCCAGGAGCACCCGGCGGGCGCCCAATTGGCGGCACTTGTCCACCTGATAATCGTTGGTGACGCTCACCCCGTCCACCGCGCGGATCAGGCGGTGCTCGATGGCGGTGACCAGCTTGAGGGCAAAGGCCCAGCGCTCCGGCCACAGGGCGTAGTAGTTGGGCTCGTGGGCCTCGTAGAGCACCGGCCGGCCCAGGGCGCGGCGGGCCAGCACCCCCAGAGGCAGGATATCGAGGTTGTGGCAGTGGAGAAGGTCGTACGGGTGGCGGCGCAGCCAGGCCAGGGCCTGGCGCCAGAAGCGCAGCAGGGGCAGGAGCTGGGCCAGCGGCCCGCGCATCTCGCCGGTGGGGACCGGGATGCGGATGATCTCGATGCCGTCTCGCTCCTCCCGCTTCGGATGGTGTCCGTCCCGGTCACAGGCCAGGACGGTCACGGCAAAGCCGGCCTCGGCCAGGATGCGGGCCTGGCCGGCCAGGCGGGGATACCGCCCCTGGTGGGGAAGAAAGGTCTGGTAGATGACCTTGACGATGCGTCTGGACACGCTCCTCCGGGACGCCGGCGACGGCGGCTCCTGCCGCTTGGGCGCCGGCGGACAAGGCTCCCCATCCTAGCACAGCCGCAAAAGCCCGGCAAGGAAGCGCGTGGCCGGGGGCGGCTCCTCGCCCCTTGGCAAGCCGCGAGCAATCTGCTAGAGATAGCTCATTGCCCTGTGACCGCAGGCCCCCTTCTCGCCAGGAGGGTCCATGGCCTGCGAGGAGAGACCGATGCTGGCGCCCCGGGCCCCGCTTTACCATATTCGCTACGACTTCCATCTGCCGGAGCGGAAGCGGGATTGCCGTTTCGACCTCACCTTCGACGGCGCCACCACCGCCCTCCGCATGCCGAGCGTCAGCCCGCCGCCTGCCTGGACCGAGCTGGCCGTCCACCAGTGCGGCTGCTGCTCCTTGGATCCGGCTGAAACCAGCCACTGCCCCATTGCCGTCAACCTGGCCTCCCTCCTGGAGGCCTTCCGGGATACCCCCTCCAGCGGCACCTGTCGGGTCAAGTGCCGGGTACCGGAGCGCAGCTACAGCAAGAACACCTCCCTGCAGGAGGGGCTCTACTCCATCTTCGGCGTGATCATGGCCACCTCGGACTGCCCGGTCATGGGCTTTCTCCGGCCGGTGGCCCGCTACCACCTGCCCTTTGCCAGCGTCGAGGAGACGGCGGCCCGGGTCGCGGCCATTTACTTGTTGCAGGAGTACTTTGCCTGGCGCCGCGGCCGGCGGCCGGATCTGGATCTCAAGAAGCTGGAGATCCACTACCGCCGGGTCCAGACGGTCAACGCCGGCATCCTGGCGCGGATCAAGTCGGTGGGCGACCGGGAGGCGGGCCGCAACGCATTGGTGCTGCTGCACTTCCTGGCCCAGATGCTGACCCTCGAGCTGCGCACCGAGCTGACCAGCCTGGCACCCTACTTCGCCCTGGGATCGTTTGCCCCGGCGCGGCCGGACGGGGCCCTCGCCCGGTAGGGCCGCCCCGTCCGGTCTCCCCCCATGACAGTTGCCTTTAAGCCCCTGGCGCTCGGCCATCGACTGGCCATCGAGGCCTGTCTCGCCACCGCCGTTCTCGGCATCTCCGAGATGACCTTCACCAACCTCTTTGCCTGGCGCCATCAGTACCAGCCGCACATCGCCTGGCTGGGGGAGCATCTGCTGGTGCGCATTCGGGCTCAGGGCCAGGAGGCCCTGCTGCCACCGGCCGGGCCCACCCTGGAGCCGGAGGTGTACCGGGCGGCAGCCGCCCTCCTGGCGGCAGAGGGGCGGCCACCCGTCTTCGAGCGGGTGCCGGCTCCCCACGCCGAGGTGCTGGCCGACCAGGGCTTCCAGGCAACACCCTGCCGCGAGCACTTCGACTACCTGTACCGCCGTCACGATCTGGCCGAGCTGCCCGGGCGGCGCTTCATGGACAAGCGCAACCACATCCACATTTTCAGCCGCGAGAACGCCTACCGCTTCCGGACCATGACTCCGGCCGATCTGCCCGCCTGCCGCCAGCTTCTCGACGCCTGGTGCAGCCTGAAGGGCTGCGCGGACGATCTGGGTCTCGCCAACGAGGAGCGGGCGATCCGGGAGACCCTTGCCCATTTCCAGGACCTGACCGTGACCGGCGGCGTGATCGAGGTGGCCGGCCGGGTCGAGGCCTTCAGCCTGGGCGAGCCTCTGAGCCCCGATACGGTGGTCATCCATTTCGAGA
Protein-coding sequences here:
- a CDS encoding glycosyltransferase, which codes for MSRRIVKVIYQTFLPHQGRYPRLAGQARILAEAGFAVTVLACDRDGHHPKREERDGIEIIRIPVPTGEMRGPLAQLLPLLRFWRQALAWLRRHPYDLLHCHNLDILPLGVLARRALGRPVLYEAHEPNYYALWPERWAFALKLVTAIEHRLIRAVDGVSVTNDYQVDKCRQLGARRVLLAGNYPLPHLRVAAIPEEKWSRAAVTFGRLGTIYPDTGFEASFAALTQVLERHPATRFLVGGRVVDRYQEAFSRLVAPVREAVQLAGAYPAEQMPDLYRAIDVSLLIYPRSPWFRNITPRKYFDSLANGVPVIMTDIGGLGRVIRERQCGLVVDDQDPAAIAAAMATLITNPALRRRLADNALALAATDYDWARMARAYVALQEEILAAAGRGKGQ
- a CDS encoding phosphatidylglycerol lysyltransferase domain-containing protein; amino-acid sequence: MTVAFKPLALGHRLAIEACLATAVLGISEMTFTNLFAWRHQYQPHIAWLGEHLLVRIRAQGQEALLPPAGPTLEPEVYRAAAALLAAEGRPPVFERVPAPHAEVLADQGFQATPCREHFDYLYRRHDLAELPGRRFMDKRNHIHIFSRENAYRFRTMTPADLPACRQLLDAWCSLKGCADDLGLANEERAIRETLAHFQDLTVTGGVIEVAGRVEAFSLGEPLSPDTVVIHFEKANPAFRGLYQTINRDFCREAWSEYAFVNREQDLGLAGLRQAKESYNPVALVAKYRVQPG